A genomic window from Methylorubrum extorquens includes:
- a CDS encoding lytic murein transglycosylase, with protein sequence MRAPRAALILALALLGGAAQAQDGDFSAFVASLRPDATARGVSQKTFEAAFAGVQGPDPDVVARTRRQSEFSRPVWDYLVGAVSGTRIARGQAQGKRLAATLAAIEAKTGVPRSVVLAFWGVESDFGASAGALPTIRALASLAHARHRGSLFRDELLAALQILENGDIEPARMVGSWAGAMGQVQFLPSVYLREAVDFDGDGRRDIWRSEADSLASIAHYLQSLGWKPGLSWGYEVSLPKDFDLTRSRGPLADFAARGVRRTDGKPLPTGGEASLFLPGGLGSPVFLITDNFEVIRGYNTSDSYALAVGHLADRLAGGPALAAPWPNGAARLDGPGLKRLQAGLAAQGLYAGEQDGRAGPKLREAVRQYQIREGLPADGYARPALLERLEGRP encoded by the coding sequence GCCCCGCGCCGCCCTCATCCTCGCGCTCGCGCTGTTGGGGGGGGCGGCCCAGGCGCAGGACGGCGACTTCTCCGCCTTCGTCGCGTCCCTGCGCCCCGACGCCACGGCCCGCGGCGTCTCGCAAAAGACCTTCGAGGCGGCGTTTGCCGGCGTGCAAGGGCCGGACCCGGACGTGGTTGCCCGCACCCGCCGCCAGAGCGAGTTCAGCCGGCCGGTCTGGGACTACCTCGTCGGCGCGGTCTCGGGTACCCGCATCGCCAGGGGCCAGGCGCAGGGGAAGCGCCTCGCCGCCACCCTCGCCGCCATCGAAGCGAAGACCGGCGTGCCGCGCTCGGTCGTGTTGGCCTTCTGGGGAGTCGAGTCGGATTTCGGTGCCAGCGCCGGCGCCCTGCCGACGATCCGCGCGCTGGCGAGCCTCGCCCACGCCCGCCACCGTGGCAGCCTGTTTCGCGACGAGCTGCTGGCCGCCCTCCAGATCCTCGAGAACGGCGACATCGAGCCGGCGCGGATGGTCGGCTCCTGGGCCGGTGCCATGGGGCAGGTGCAGTTCCTGCCCTCGGTCTACCTGCGGGAGGCGGTCGATTTCGACGGCGACGGGCGGCGCGACATCTGGCGCTCCGAGGCCGATTCCCTGGCCTCCATCGCGCATTACCTGCAATCGCTCGGCTGGAAGCCCGGCCTGTCCTGGGGCTACGAGGTCAGCCTGCCGAAGGATTTCGACCTGACCCGCTCCCGCGGCCCGCTCGCCGACTTCGCCGCCCGTGGGGTGCGCCGCACCGACGGCAAGCCCCTGCCGACGGGTGGCGAGGCCAGCCTGTTCCTGCCGGGCGGGCTCGGGAGCCCGGTCTTCCTCATCACCGACAATTTCGAGGTGATCCGCGGCTACAACACCAGCGATTCCTACGCGCTGGCGGTGGGCCACCTCGCCGACCGGCTGGCCGGCGGCCCGGCACTTGCCGCGCCCTGGCCCAACGGCGCCGCCCGCCTCGACGGGCCGGGCCTCAAGCGTCTCCAGGCGGGGCTCGCCGCTCAGGGGCTCTATGCCGGCGAACAGGATGGACGCGCCGGCCCGAAGCTGCGCGAGGCGGTGCGGCAGTACCAGATCCGCGAAGGCCTGCCCGCCGATGGCTACGCCCGGCCCGCCCTTCTGGAGCGTCTGGAGGGACGGCCTTAG
- a CDS encoding SGNH/GDSL hydrolase family protein: MQRRPTDRTAFPRSPAILGLLLAALWLTAAWSVLPQPAAAQWGDSYDAPAADPYAAPPRRRARGAYADEYGYGRAPARRAAPPQEAPRQFYWPWEDQPRAQPTPPPQAPPGYARPSRPRAPAAAPATAGRSDEERAARRRRPSPAPAVAQPKAKVPKAAPTTQIAVFGDSLAGYLAKGVDDAFSDNAEVAVLDRSKADSGLVRKDLVDWAKAAEDFLKTTPKVSYALMMVGLNDRQAIREGDQSVEALSDKWREIYAARVDEVARVFAEHKVPLIWVGLPPVRSESLSRDFAAINDLVRERVQRAGQSYAEVWQGFVDDRNRFTASGPDVDGQEARLRTSDGIHFTAAGARKVAHFADVELKRLMGEKGGLPSEQPAAAIAATPGEGGAGLGVDDTAAIDRKITAMLPSLPEPPGIPSLPVKPAAGPVVPLGRTETSPGGTLLTARPQEGDATGTRERSLQRGAAPLPQPGRADDFRWPPG; this comes from the coding sequence ATGCAACGCCGCCCGACCGATCGCACCGCGTTCCCGCGCTCCCCTGCGATCCTCGGCCTTCTCCTCGCCGCCCTCTGGCTCACGGCGGCGTGGTCCGTCCTGCCGCAGCCGGCGGCGGCACAATGGGGCGACAGCTACGACGCGCCCGCGGCCGATCCCTACGCCGCGCCGCCGCGGCGCCGGGCCCGTGGCGCCTATGCCGACGAGTACGGCTATGGCCGGGCCCCCGCCCGCCGGGCCGCCCCGCCACAGGAGGCACCGCGCCAGTTCTACTGGCCGTGGGAGGACCAGCCGCGCGCCCAGCCGACCCCGCCGCCGCAGGCGCCGCCGGGCTATGCCCGGCCGTCGCGCCCGCGTGCGCCCGCCGCCGCCCCCGCCACGGCCGGCCGCTCGGACGAGGAGCGGGCCGCCCGGCGCCGCCGGCCGAGCCCCGCCCCCGCGGTGGCGCAGCCCAAGGCCAAGGTGCCGAAGGCGGCGCCGACGACGCAGATCGCCGTGTTCGGCGACTCGCTCGCGGGCTACCTCGCCAAGGGCGTCGATGACGCGTTCTCCGACAATGCCGAGGTCGCCGTGCTCGACCGCTCGAAGGCCGATAGCGGCCTCGTGCGCAAGGATCTGGTGGATTGGGCCAAGGCGGCCGAGGATTTTCTCAAGACCACGCCCAAAGTCTCCTACGCCCTGATGATGGTCGGCTTGAACGACCGGCAGGCGATCCGCGAGGGCGACCAGAGCGTCGAGGCCCTGTCCGACAAGTGGCGCGAGATCTACGCCGCGCGGGTCGATGAGGTCGCGAGGGTGTTTGCCGAGCACAAGGTGCCGCTGATCTGGGTCGGCCTGCCGCCGGTCCGCAGCGAGAGCCTGAGCCGCGACTTCGCCGCCATCAACGATCTCGTGCGCGAGCGGGTGCAACGGGCCGGCCAATCCTATGCCGAGGTCTGGCAGGGCTTCGTGGACGACCGCAACCGCTTCACCGCTTCGGGGCCCGACGTGGATGGCCAGGAGGCGCGGCTGCGCACCTCGGACGGGATCCACTTCACCGCCGCCGGCGCGCGCAAGGTCGCCCACTTCGCCGACGTGGAGCTGAAGCGCCTGATGGGGGAGAAGGGCGGCCTGCCCTCCGAGCAGCCCGCCGCCGCGATCGCCGCCACGCCCGGCGAGGGCGGTGCCGGATTGGGCGTCGACGACACGGCGGCGATCGATCGCAAGATCACCGCGATGCTGCCGAGCCTGCCCGAGCCGCCGGGTATCCCGAGCCTGCCGGTCAAGCCCGCGGCGGGGCCGGTGGTGCCGCTCGGCCGCACCGAGACCTCGCCGGGCGGGACGCTCCTTACCGCACGTCCGCAGGAGGGGGATGCCACCGGCACCCGCGAGCGCAGCCTGCAGCGCGGCGCCGCCCCCCTGCCCCAGCCGGGCCGAGCGGACGATTTCCGCTGGCCGCCGGGGTAA
- a CDS encoding response regulator has protein sequence MTTILLVDDHPVVREGYRRLFERQPGFAVVAEAATAAEAYRLYKAQRPDLVILDLSLPGPSGIEAIRHIRQWDGAARILVFSMRTGAAIARQAFAAGASGYVSKASAPRELLEAAAGVLRGARAMSADIALAIAQDEVAGGRSSLDELSPREVEILGMTAAGATAQSIAEALCLSLKTVQNNLSLIRAKLGARTDAHLVWIAVGAGLVATPHGPPAAES, from the coding sequence ATGACGACCATCCTCCTCGTCGATGACCATCCCGTCGTACGGGAGGGCTATCGGCGCCTGTTCGAACGGCAGCCGGGTTTCGCGGTCGTGGCCGAAGCCGCCACCGCGGCGGAGGCCTACCGCCTCTACAAGGCGCAGAGGCCGGACCTCGTGATCCTCGACCTGTCGCTGCCGGGGCCGAGCGGCATCGAGGCGATCCGGCATATCCGGCAATGGGACGGCGCGGCCCGCATCCTCGTCTTCAGCATGCGCACCGGCGCCGCCATCGCGCGTCAAGCCTTCGCGGCGGGGGCCAGCGGCTATGTCAGCAAGGCGAGCGCCCCACGCGAATTGCTGGAAGCGGCTGCGGGCGTGCTGCGCGGAGCGCGGGCCATGAGCGCCGACATCGCCCTGGCGATCGCGCAGGACGAGGTGGCCGGCGGGCGCAGCAGCCTCGACGAACTCAGCCCGCGCGAGGTCGAGATCCTCGGCATGACGGCGGCGGGTGCGACGGCGCAGAGCATCGCCGAGGCGCTGTGCCTCAGCCTCAAGACGGTCCAGAACAATCTCTCGCTGATCCGGGCCAAGCTGGGCGCCCGCACGGACGCCCATCTGGTCTGGATCGCCGTCGGCGCCGGGCTCGTGGCAACCCCGCACGGCCCACCTGCCGCCGAAAGCTGA
- a CDS encoding sensor histidine kinase has translation MSLPAHLALRLLIVTLLCLAGAIALTLWDARGVLRGEAAVSAERIAAALARQPGLGSVGPAALPVGEPQAEPAVLMVLPGICAEIRLGSEVPRRICGDWDGLGTAPAWVTAALSARALGDPAVREIVYRGRRLGTVAAWPDPGAAAGRAWRQVRFAGGLALSLAGATALLGWLAAAGLVAPAGRIVRHLDGFDAGASRPPLPRFRAAEFDRIATALDALAGRLARTESERTALMQRLVQVQEDERQSLARDLHDAFGQCLAAAGALAASIEAGAPTDRADLRADARGIEAVVASMRESLRGALAQLELPDFAGIGLGDGIRGLVSDWRARLRAGPSLHLDAEGDWSGLSDEASASLYRITQELLTNALRHGRPSRIFLRLQRTGTGGGIVTLTVDDDGGGDAARATSASGRGLPGIRARLAALGGQLSLTGNGNGIRARVTVPVHG, from the coding sequence ATGAGCCTGCCCGCGCATCTCGCCCTGCGCCTTCTGATCGTGACCCTGCTCTGTCTGGCGGGCGCCATCGCCTTGACCCTTTGGGACGCGCGCGGCGTCCTGCGCGGCGAGGCGGCCGTGTCGGCGGAGCGGATCGCCGCAGCGCTTGCCCGGCAACCGGGGCTCGGCAGCGTTGGGCCGGCGGCGCTGCCGGTCGGCGAGCCTCAGGCCGAGCCGGCAGTCCTGATGGTGTTGCCGGGCATCTGCGCCGAGATCCGCCTCGGCAGCGAAGTACCTCGGCGGATCTGCGGCGATTGGGACGGACTCGGCACGGCCCCGGCCTGGGTCACGGCTGCCCTTTCGGCCAGAGCCCTCGGAGATCCGGCCGTCCGCGAGATCGTCTATCGCGGACGCCGTCTCGGAACCGTCGCGGCTTGGCCCGATCCCGGCGCGGCCGCGGGCCGGGCGTGGCGGCAGGTGCGGTTCGCGGGCGGCCTCGCCCTCTCGCTCGCCGGAGCGACGGCGCTGCTCGGCTGGCTCGCCGCCGCCGGCCTCGTCGCGCCCGCGGGACGGATCGTGCGCCACCTGGACGGCTTCGATGCCGGCGCGTCCCGTCCGCCCCTGCCGCGCTTCAGGGCGGCGGAGTTCGACCGGATCGCCACCGCCCTCGACGCGCTCGCCGGGCGGCTTGCCCGAACCGAAAGCGAGCGGACCGCGCTGATGCAGCGGCTCGTGCAAGTGCAGGAAGACGAGCGGCAGAGCCTCGCCCGTGACCTGCACGACGCGTTCGGCCAATGCCTCGCCGCCGCTGGGGCGCTTGCAGCCTCAATCGAGGCCGGCGCGCCGACGGACCGCGCGGATCTGCGCGCCGATGCGCGGGGCATCGAGGCGGTCGTCGCCTCCATGCGCGAGAGCCTGCGCGGCGCCCTGGCCCAACTTGAACTCCCCGACTTTGCCGGGATCGGCTTGGGCGACGGTATCCGTGGCCTCGTCTCCGACTGGCGGGCGCGGCTACGGGCCGGGCCGAGTTTGCACCTCGATGCGGAGGGCGACTGGTCGGGCCTATCCGACGAGGCGTCGGCGAGCCTCTATCGGATCACGCAGGAATTGCTGACCAACGCCCTGCGGCACGGGCGGCCGAGCCGCATCTTCCTGCGACTTCAGCGCACCGGCACCGGGGGCGGGATCGTCACGCTGACCGTGGACGACGACGGCGGAGGTGACGCCGCCCGCGCGACAAGTGCCTCCGGCCGCGGACTTCCCGGCATCCGCGCCCGGCTCGCCGCCCTCGGCGGCCAACTCTCGCTTACCGGGAACGGCAACGGCATCCGCGCCCGCGTCACCGTTCCGGTTCACGGTTGA
- a CDS encoding MBL fold metallo-hydrolase: protein MLPLPTRRSVLAAGACLPILRFPESRAAASVPAYRVGAFTVTPLRDGLFPLEPAMIPGADSEAGGALLAQAGLPPKGPSPEPVNAFLIRRGAWHGLLDAGCGTVFGPGFDRVTAALAAEGLRPDQIETVWLTHLHADHAGGLLTGDGRARFANAELVLQEREAAYWSDSGARSRAPSAMGLFFHTAQAVLAAYAGRVRRVSGGADLAPGVSFLPLPGHTPGHAGVLIEDGPERLLIWGDTLHSRLLQVPHPDWTVVWDADPAEAITTRRRIFDRAASEGLDVAGMHLANRGRITREGAGYRWEVREGGGADGLSR, encoded by the coding sequence ATGCTCCCTTTGCCGACCCGTCGATCCGTCCTCGCCGCGGGCGCTTGCCTCCCGATCCTTCGGTTTCCCGAGTCGCGGGCAGCGGCCTCCGTCCCCGCTTATCGCGTCGGCGCCTTCACCGTCACGCCGCTTCGCGACGGCCTCTTTCCGCTCGAGCCCGCCATGATCCCCGGCGCCGACAGCGAGGCCGGAGGTGCCCTGCTCGCCCAGGCCGGCTTGCCGCCGAAAGGGCCCTCGCCGGAACCGGTCAACGCGTTCCTGATCCGGCGCGGCGCATGGCACGGATTGCTCGATGCCGGCTGCGGAACGGTCTTCGGGCCGGGCTTCGACCGGGTGACGGCGGCTCTCGCGGCGGAAGGGTTGCGGCCCGACCAGATCGAAACCGTATGGCTGACCCACCTCCACGCCGACCATGCGGGCGGCCTGCTGACAGGCGATGGCCGCGCCCGCTTCGCCAACGCCGAACTGGTGCTTCAGGAGCGCGAGGCCGCCTACTGGTCGGATTCCGGTGCGCGTTCCCGTGCGCCCTCCGCGATGGGCCTGTTCTTCCACACGGCGCAGGCTGTGCTGGCCGCCTATGCCGGCCGGGTGCGCCGCGTCTCCGGCGGGGCCGACCTCGCCCCCGGCGTCTCGTTCCTGCCGCTGCCGGGGCACACCCCCGGCCATGCGGGCGTGCTGATCGAGGACGGACCCGAGCGGCTTCTGATCTGGGGCGACACCCTCCACTCCCGCCTGTTGCAGGTGCCGCATCCGGACTGGACCGTGGTCTGGGATGCCGATCCAGCGGAAGCGATCACCACCCGCCGCCGCATCTTCGACCGAGCTGCCAGCGAGGGGCTGGATGTCGCCGGGATGCACCTTGCGAACCGAGGCCGGATCACGCGCGAGGGAGCGGGCTACCGCTGGGAAGTCCGTGAGGGCGGGGGCGCCGACGGTTTATCCCGGTGA
- a CDS encoding glutamate synthase subunit beta: MGKVTGFLEFDRQEQKYQLAADRVRHFREFTLPLDEHDLSKQAARCMDCGIPFCHGPTGCPVHNQIPDWNDLVYQSDWEEAARNLHSTNNFPEFTGRICPAPCEEACTLNLENQPVAIKTIEQAIADRAWNMGWVKPEPSANRTGKRVAVIGSGPAGMAAAQQLARVGHDVHVYEREPKAGGLLRYGIPDFKMEKRHIDRRVKQMEAEGVVFHYKANIGVNVPLEDLTSQFDAVLFCGGAEDPRNPQLPGQELDGVHYAMPFLVQSNRRVGAEPMPGNGELPILAAGKNVVVIGGGDTASDCVGTSFRQGALSVTQLDIRPRPPEREDKLTVWPYWPTKMRTSSSQAEGAEREFQAATLRLEGNRKGQLTGVVCARVDERRQPIEGSEFVLPADLVFMAIGFAGSVQKGLVAESGVAVDKRGNITANDQDYLTSNPKIYVAGDMRRGQSLVVWAIREGRQAARSIDEALMGATVLPR, encoded by the coding sequence ATGGGCAAGGTCACCGGGTTTCTCGAATTCGACCGGCAGGAGCAGAAGTATCAGCTCGCCGCCGACCGCGTGCGGCACTTCCGCGAATTCACGCTGCCGCTCGACGAGCACGACCTGTCCAAACAGGCCGCGCGCTGCATGGATTGCGGCATCCCGTTCTGCCACGGGCCGACCGGCTGCCCTGTCCACAACCAGATCCCGGACTGGAACGACCTCGTCTACCAGTCGGACTGGGAGGAGGCCGCGCGCAACCTCCACTCCACCAACAACTTCCCCGAATTCACCGGCCGCATCTGCCCCGCGCCCTGCGAGGAAGCCTGCACCCTGAACCTCGAGAACCAGCCGGTCGCCATCAAGACGATCGAGCAGGCGATCGCGGACCGTGCCTGGAACATGGGCTGGGTGAAGCCCGAGCCCTCGGCGAACCGCACCGGCAAGCGCGTGGCGGTGATCGGCTCCGGCCCGGCCGGCATGGCGGCGGCTCAGCAGCTCGCCCGCGTCGGCCACGATGTCCACGTCTACGAGCGCGAGCCCAAGGCCGGCGGCCTGCTGCGCTACGGCATCCCCGACTTCAAGATGGAGAAGCGCCACATCGACCGGCGCGTGAAGCAGATGGAAGCCGAGGGCGTCGTCTTCCACTACAAGGCCAATATCGGGGTCAACGTCCCCTTGGAGGACCTGACGAGCCAGTTCGACGCCGTGCTGTTCTGCGGTGGCGCCGAGGATCCGCGCAACCCGCAGCTTCCGGGCCAGGAACTCGACGGCGTGCACTACGCCATGCCCTTCCTCGTGCAGTCGAACCGCCGGGTCGGCGCCGAGCCGATGCCGGGCAACGGCGAGTTGCCGATCCTGGCCGCTGGCAAGAACGTCGTCGTCATCGGCGGCGGCGACACGGCCTCGGATTGCGTCGGCACCTCGTTCCGCCAGGGCGCGCTCTCGGTGACGCAGCTCGACATCCGCCCGCGCCCGCCGGAGCGCGAGGACAAGCTGACGGTATGGCCCTATTGGCCGACCAAGATGCGCACCTCGTCGAGCCAGGCGGAGGGCGCCGAGCGCGAGTTCCAGGCCGCGACCCTGCGCCTGGAGGGCAACCGCAAGGGTCAACTCACCGGCGTGGTCTGCGCCCGCGTCGATGAGCGGCGCCAGCCGATCGAGGGCAGCGAGTTCGTGCTGCCGGCCGACCTCGTCTTCATGGCGATCGGCTTCGCCGGCTCGGTGCAGAAGGGTCTGGTCGCGGAATCGGGCGTGGCCGTCGACAAGCGCGGCAACATCACCGCCAACGATCAGGACTACCTGACCTCGAACCCGAAGATCTACGTCGCGGGCGATATGCGCCGCGGCCAGTCCCTGGTGGTCTGGGCGATCCGCGAGGGCCGTCAGGCCGCCCGCTCGATCGACGAGGCGCTGATGGGCGCGACCGTCCTGCCGCGGTAA